The Vibrio metoecus sequence TCAGCATAGGGAATTTGTATTTAAGGTTGATACCGTACATCGCAGGCTCCGTCACACCAAGGTAGGCTGAAATCGCCGCAGGAATTGAGATATCTCGCTCGCCGTGCTTTTTACTGATGATAATGATGCCCACTACCGCCGAAGCTTGCGCAATGTTGGATAGCGCGATCAACGGCCAAATCGGCGTACCACCTAGCTCTTGCATCAGTTGCAGATCTACCGCGTTAGTGGTGTGGTGAATGCCGGTAATCACGAGAGGAGCATACAAGAAGCCAAACAGCGTCGAACCAATCACCGCAAAATCACCGGTCATCGCCGCTTTCGCTGCAAATGCTACGCCATCACCAATCACACGGCCAAATGGCCCGATAAAGGCGTGGGCAAGTACCACAGAAAGAATAATTGAAACAAACGGCACGACTACCAAATAAAGGTAAGAAGGGACGATACGTCTTAAGTTGTTTTCAATAAAGGCCAGCACCACACCAGCCAAAATGGCGGGGATCACTTGGGCTTGATAACCCACTTTTTCAATCGCAAATAACCCAAAGTCCCACACTTCCGGCACTTGCTTACCGATCAAGTAAGCATTCATCAATTGTGGAGAAACCAACGTTACCCCAAGGGTAATACCGAGAATCGGCGTACCGCCAAGTTTTTTCACAGTTGACCAACACACACCCACCGGTAGGAAGAAGAAAATCGCTTCACCAATCAGCCACAAAAACGCATGTACCGATGCCCAAAACTGACTGATTTCGGTCAGCGTTTTGCCATCAAACATGCGAATGTCGCCAATCACATTTCGAAAACCGAGGATCAAACCGCCGGTGATGATCGCAGGAAGCAGAGGCACGAAAATTTCAGCCAAATGGGAGATGCCACGCTCTAGCACATTCATATTTTGACGCGCTGCGACTTTAGCATCGTCTTTGGAAACCGCTTGTTTACCGGTTTGTTCCAGCAGCATTTTGTAGACCTGATCAACTTCGGTACCAATGACTACCTGAAATTGTCCAGCATTGGTAAAGCAGCCCTTCACCATGCTCAACGCTTCCAAACCCGCCTTGTCAGCCTGCTCTGGCTGATTTAACACAAAGCGTAAGCGTGTCAAACAGTGAGTAACGCTCGCAATATTGCTTTCGCCTCCCACCAGTTCGATAAGACGCGTAACGTCTTGTTTCGCTATCTTGCTCATATCCTCGTCCACCCTATTGAATTATTATCATTGCAGCAATTGGGAACAGTCCCAAATCAATTGGTGCGATATTGACACAATGCATAACAGATAAAAATGGGAACAATCCCATAAATTGAATGCGATCACATTGTGCGTTATTTGCGCATGATTTTAGTGTAGTAAAAAGAGAGTTAAACTCGCGAGAGAAGGCGGTTCACGAGTTATCAAAGGTATCATCAATAAAAGAAGGCGGAAAATTACCGCGATACAGGAATCTGTGTTAAATGCACACAACCGTTTTCAGGGCCACACAGTTGCTCGATCAGTAGATCGGCAGCTAATTTGCCCGCTTCACGATAGCCGGGGTCAACGCTAAAAATGTTCGGAAATAAAAAAGAGAGCAGTTCATTGCCACCAACCCCAGTCACAACGACATCATCACGTTGCAACTCTTGCAAACGCTTAATCACGCCGAGCGCCAAAGTATCACTCGCACACACAATCGCTTGAGTTTGCTCAGTCAGCACTTTATCTACCAGCAGATAAGCACTTTCATGATGCAGTTGTCCGGTTTGGTAATTCGCCACAATCTCATGCTGCACACACCAGTTAAGATAAGCGTTAAGCCGTTGCTCACCCGTGGTTTTGTCACGTGGGTCGACCCCAATAAAGGCAATATCGCGTAACTGTTTTTGCGCCAAATGCTGCAAAGCGCGCTCAATCACTCCAGCATTGTCATAGTTGATGGAGGATATCTCGTCGCTGTGCATCGCCAAGAGCACACAGCGATGTTGCCAATGAAGCAGTGCGTCATGGTCAATATCCGTAAAACCAAACACGACCACACCATCCACTTGCCGCTTGGCGAGCACTTTTAAGTGAGCATTGGTTTTTTCGCGGCTAAACTGGCTTTCCATGATCACCACATCGTAGCCGTGAGCATACAACGCTTGCAGCATAGTGCTGACCGCTTTGTTTTCGGAAGGCGAATCCAGACGCGAGATGATAATTCCCACCACTTTTTGGCTGCCACCACGCATGGTTTGTGCCGATTTGGACGGCACATAACCCGATTCTGCGATCACCTGCTCTACGCGTGCACGCGTTTCAGGTTTCACTTTGGGATCATTGGTCAATACTCGGGACACGGTTGATTTACCGACACCAGAAAGTCTCGCAATGTCTAAAATGGTCAGTTTTCGATTCATGAGCAGTGGGATATTCATCAAAAAGTAGAGGAATAAGATCGCTCTAGCGACCTTATTTTTTCACTCGCAGTAGATAATGAGGCACATCGCGAATGCTATCGAGCACCACGGTCGCTAAGGCTTCACCTTGCTCTGTGACTGGCTTACCGGTGCGCACCAAAATCTTAGTGCCTACACCCGCCGCTTCAGCTGCCATCATATCTTCGGCTTTGTCACCGACCATCACCGAATTGGCCATGTCGATTTTCAGGAAATCACGCGCCGAAAGAAACATGCCCGGCTTAGGTTTACGGCAATCACACTCTTCTTTGTATTGCCCAATACCATGTTCAGCATGGTGCGGACAGTAATAGATACCATCAAACTCAACACCATTATCGGCAAAGTTCCAGTCCATCCATTGGGTGAGAGAAATGAAACGTTCTTCGCTGAATTTGCCGCGCGCAATACCGGATTGATTGGTGACTAGCACCAACAAATACCCCATACGCTGCAAAGCCGCAGTCGCTTCAAATA is a genomic window containing:
- the treB gene encoding PTS trehalose transporter subunit IIBC yields the protein MSKIAKQDVTRLIELVGGESNIASVTHCLTRLRFVLNQPEQADKAGLEALSMVKGCFTNAGQFQVVIGTEVDQVYKMLLEQTGKQAVSKDDAKVAARQNMNVLERGISHLAEIFVPLLPAIITGGLILGFRNVIGDIRMFDGKTLTEISQFWASVHAFLWLIGEAIFFFLPVGVCWSTVKKLGGTPILGITLGVTLVSPQLMNAYLIGKQVPEVWDFGLFAIEKVGYQAQVIPAILAGVVLAFIENNLRRIVPSYLYLVVVPFVSIILSVVLAHAFIGPFGRVIGDGVAFAAKAAMTGDFAVIGSTLFGFLYAPLVITGIHHTTNAVDLQLMQELGGTPIWPLIALSNIAQASAVVGIIIISKKHGERDISIPAAISAYLGVTEPAMYGINLKYKFPMLSAMIGSALAAAVCGSAGVMANGIGVGGLPGILSIQPQYWSIYLVAMLIAIAVPITLTLLMYKRAQRSGKLAVSAA
- the treR gene encoding trehalose operon repressor TreR; amino-acid sequence: MNRKLTILDIARLSGVGKSTVSRVLTNDPKVKPETRARVEQVIAESGYVPSKSAQTMRGGSQKVVGIIISRLDSPSENKAVSTMLQALYAHGYDVVIMESQFSREKTNAHLKVLAKRQVDGVVVFGFTDIDHDALLHWQHRCVLLAMHSDEISSINYDNAGVIERALQHLAQKQLRDIAFIGVDPRDKTTGEQRLNAYLNWCVQHEIVANYQTGQLHHESAYLLVDKVLTEQTQAIVCASDTLALGVIKRLQELQRDDVVVTGVGGNELLSFLFPNIFSVDPGYREAGKLAADLLIEQLCGPENGCVHLTQIPVSR
- the gmhB gene encoding D-glycero-beta-D-manno-heptose 1,7-bisphosphate 7-phosphatase, whose amino-acid sequence is MAKPAVFLDRDGVINVDHGYVHDEHDFQFIEGVFEATAALQRMGYLLVLVTNQSGIARGKFSEERFISLTQWMDWNFADNGVEFDGIYYCPHHAEHGIGQYKEECDCRKPKPGMFLSARDFLKIDMANSVMVGDKAEDMMAAEAAGVGTKILVRTGKPVTEQGEALATVVLDSIRDVPHYLLRVKK